Part of the Triticum urartu cultivar G1812 chromosome 2, Tu2.1, whole genome shotgun sequence genome, CACGTGGTTTACAGCATTCTGAACCTGGGAGTTGAAACGCAGCAGCAAGCATGAACATCTAATAACTTTACAGAATTCTCAGTAGGATCGGCAAAACAGAAAGCAAAAGGAAAAGATGTAATAGACCTGGCTCTCTATGTTATCCAATATCTCTCCTTGTGCATCGACAAGCGCTGCCATGTCTGCAAAAATCTGAATCCACAATGTTAGATGCCATTGGTAAACTATGAACAAGAACATGTGAAATCGCTGGAGGTTTGGATGAAGTCTTGATTTTGGACCAACGATCTAACATTGTTAATTATAAGTGAAGACAGTACATCAGACCGAAGAAACCGAAACAAAAATTCTTTTTCGAAGAAACCGATAAAGAACATTGGTAAAGTATGACCAAGAATATGTGAAAACAATAGAGGTTCGGTTGATATCTTGATTActattttttgcaaaaaaaaaagatCGAAGAAACCGAAACAAAAACGACAAACAAAGAACATTGACAAACTCTAAAATTACAACAAAGCTCTCTGAAGTTTTGATATTTGACCAAGAGCTAAACGGAAAGGCGCAGTCTGCCAAAAATTACCTGTTGCAATTCTAGAAGCTTTTTTTCAATATCCACCACTACATCATGCCGTTCCTGAATTTCTTCAACCGTGGCCATAATCTTTTCGCCGATGGCAATTTATAAAAAATGAATCAAGAATCATCAGACTCGACAACATGAGGTTAGCAACACAAGTTGTTGGGGGACAGAATAAACCACAATCAACCTGCCCTCGGCCGATTCCTTGAATAGCCTTCTCAAAGATCTGCTCGCTGCTTCCGGTCTCAATCAGGTTATCAATCACCTAGTCATGTTTTCATGACACGTTGAATTCAGAAAGACAGATGCATTTTTCATTTTCCATGTACAAAATGTAATATGACTAGCATCCTCACCTCATCAGAAGGCTTTGTTCCAGTGACTGCGGTTCCAACATTTAGGTTTATCAAAAAACGGTAGCAAGACGATTTAAACTGAAATTATAGATCAACACGAGCATAATGCATTAAGAATAAAGCTCTCCTGACCTGTGAAGAACCTTCTCTCAACGACTTCTCGATACTCTTGCTGGATAGTTTGCCTCAAATTCTGTAAAAATGTGGATTAATATAGTGCATGCTCCTTGTTTGTTTCGGCGCAGAAGATGGGCAGTGAGTTAGATAACCAAACCTGGAAATCGTTCATTCTTTCTTTAAGCCTCTTCTTCAGTGCACTGCAATCATCAAAAGCTAGCAAAGTATCACCGTTTTTGTTGGTGGAAAAAGCACTACATTAAACTTTTCCCTGACAGCCTAAAATGATTTTGGACTAgctcattttattttatttttgaaacaAGAGGACTAGCTCATTATTAAACTGGTATAGGTCCGCCGTCCCGGAAAGAACTGGAATGTAGCCAGCTTATTATGTCACATATTGTTTTCTGCGGTCATTGGAGGGTCAGTATTTTTAGAGATTAACTATATGGTTTTGCTGTCTAACAAGTTGTCCTAGCACCAAGCAATTATTTATATGCACTAACCTGCTGTCGATGATTAAATTTACTCAAGAAAGGGACGGATATCTTACATGGTCATCGACATCCTCGATCGATCTACACTTGTGCCCTTCCCACAACCTGGCTTCTTCCTGTTAGCAAGATTCTGGAAACAGAAAAGGTGAGTGAAACCTGAACATTCTCTTAGTCAGGTGAATTCAGGTGCTGCTGAACTAGAAAGGTTAATGCCAGTCAGTACATTTCTGTCCATTTGCTCTAGCTTCACTTTTATGCTTCGTGCGATCTTCCCCACTTCATCGATGTCTTTCTCCATGCGTCCCTTGATTGCTGGAAGATGCATCATTTAAACGCTCCGCGTATATCTTACCACATTACCACTCAGAAATGCAATCAGTACATATATACAAGTAAAGGATGGAGTTCAAACCTTTCATTGCAGAGGCCTTAGTGGCTGATTTTGACTCCTCGTTGGCTTCCTGCAGGTGGAAAGAAAGAATTAATTTTCCTTGTCAATAGTACAAGTTAGAGACTAAGGTGATGGCAAGATGTAACTAAATATTGTTTTAAAAAGGAAAAGAGCTCATGTCTGAAACGTCTGAAACAAAATTTACCTGAAGTTTCTGAACTATATTAGACATCTTGTCCAGCAGCATCTCGATCTCTTTGACCTATATCACGACAGCTTACTTTAAGAATGTAGGACGATGATTTTCTACAGTTAATAGCACTTACACAAATTGTCCTCTCGCTGCACAACTGAGGTTGCCATCAAAATACATCGAAACTTTGATGCTCATGGACTAGATAACGTACCTCTTTGAAGAAGTCTTCGAGTCCATAATCTGATTTGTCCTTGGAGTTCTGGCGCCCCATCTCGATGTCCCTCTCCTTTGGGGGCTTCGCGTCCATTTCAAAAGAATCCTACGATCCAGTTGATCGAAAGCATCAACAATCATACAGTAATTGCAAGTTCCACCCATTTACTGAAGGTTCCAACCAATAGGATTTGGACGTATGACCGATTACTTTTCACGTTTGACTTATCTGGAAATCAATCAGGGTTATGCAGCACGTCTAGTTATTGATCTATGATGACATTAGTAGAAACCAAACGAACTTTCTTTGTTCGAAAAGGAGGATGAAACCCGGGGCCTAAGAAGAAACGAACTGTAAAGCAGTTGGCGGCACGAACTGTATCTACATTCGTTGAATTACGGCCGCTGACAGAGAGAAAACGAAGAAGCAGCGCAGGTAATAAGGAAGAAGAAAAGGAACCGCGTCATCTTGGACAGAGATTATCTTGTAAATTGTAAAGAACATTACCGTCAAAAGGTTGTTCATCTTGGCTTCCTgtgtggagagagagagagggagagagggagagaggcgAAGGAAGATGAGATGAAGAAATGATGAGGTGACGGTGACTTTGGAAAGATCGTCCTGGTGTGGTGTGGAACGCCGGCCAACGATGGAACCAAATAACTATACCAGACAACTGGGTTTAGTAAAAATTAACAGCGACGTTAATTCGTTTCTTTGCTTGCCGTCTAGGGGGGACAGCGATTGCGTGCGTCTCCGTGGAAAGTGGAAACAGCCACGGTGactgtttttcttttctttctgaGATATAAACCTGCTGACTGTTGTGCTGCAACCGGCAACTCCGCTGTGCGGTCTCCTTACTGTCGCGGTTTACTCCCACGTTAACGCTCAATGCGACCACCGCATAATGCAGCAAAAAAAAAAACAACCCAAAATCACTAGTTAAGAGTTATCGTCACTTGTCGTAACTAAAAGTCTTTTTTTCTATATTCAtttattcaaaatattttatctCTTCAATTGTGCGTTAGAATTTCGAACTATTTTCACCATTGGATTACTCATGTCGAGATCTTCGATCTCATATTAATAGGTTTCGACAAACTTTTTTTCCACAAAAAATATCAAAATGAGCTGGAGCCGAGAGCACGCTTTTTCCCCTTTTTCTTTTCAAGAACCATAACTGTGCTTCTCGTAGAAGcacatgatttttttttcttttttcgaGAAGTATAGTTATGCCTCTCCCGAAAGCAAATATGTGCTTCTTGCGAAAGCACAGTTTTTCATTCTAAGAAACACAGGTATGCTACTCGCAGAAATGAATATGTGCCTCCTTGAGAAGCAACATGTGCTTCTTTTGGAAGCACATTTGTTTTTCAAGAAGCACAACTGTACTTTTTGCAGAAGCACACCTGTGTCTCTACGAGAAGTAGAGTGTTTCCTGTGAAAGCATAGATTTTTTCCCTTTATGTTAAGCATAATCGTGCTTCTCTTGAAAGAAAATATGTGCCTTTACGAGAAGCAAATCCGTATTTCTCATGAAAACACATTCTTTTTCTCTCGCAAAAGCAAATTTGCCTCTCATGAAAGCAcatatttttttttcttttcgagAGGCACATCTGTACTTCTCCCGGAAGCCAACTTGTGCCTACACGAGCTTCTCAGGGGAGCACAAATTCTCACATTAGCTAATTTGTGCCTCTACAAGAAGCAAATATGTGTTTCTCGTGAAAGCATACTTTTTTTCACAGAAataaaatttcatgattttttcctccaaaatgtaTGAAAAACCGTGCCAAACCGATTTTTTTTAAATAACACCAAGAAACAATCTAAAACCTGAAAACTCATACAGAAAAATAAAGGAAACAAAATTCCGAGGGAGGGGCAGCACGCGACATGTGGCGGCAACTGAACGCACCATTTGTCTTGCTCTAAGGGCACAAAAAATGAGCCCTGGAGGTCCGGAATACCCTGCAATGGTATCATTTGAAGCCAGGAGAAAGTGGTTCCACTTGGCAGGCCCAGTAAAGGTAACCTCGGGAAAAAAATTCATGCGGCTTTTATCAACACTATTTCTGTGTACGATTTATGGCAATGATTTTTCATGAAaatgtttttgaaagtttaaaaagGTTGTAAATTTAGAAAACTTTACAAATATTATTTAATTTTGGTGAATTTTCAAAACATCTTTGCTAATCTAAAAATGTTGCATAATTTAGAAGAAGTTCACAAAATTTCAAAATGTTCCAAGTTTTTAACAAAAAATGTTCGCAATATAAAAACTATTTCTGAATTTTGGTGATAATATAAATAATAGTCAAAAAATAAAATGTCCATATATTTAAAATATGCTCGTGTATTTGAAAAAAGCATGAATTTGGAAATATTCATGAGTTTTAAAAATGTTCACGCAGTTTGA contains:
- the LOC125541418 gene encoding syntaxin-132-like, with amino-acid sequence MNNLLTDSFEMDAKPPKERDIEMGRQNSKDKSDYGLEDFFKEVKEIEMLLDKMSNIVQKLQEANEESKSATKASAMKAIKGRMEKDIDEVGKIARSIKVKLEQMDRNNLANRKKPGCGKGTSVDRSRMSMTIALKKRLKERMNDFQNLRQTIQQEYREVVERRFFTVTGTKPSDEVIDNLIETGSSEQIFEKAIQGIGRGQIMATVEEIQERHDVVVDIEKKLLELQQIFADMAALVDAQGEILDNIESQVQNAVNHVQTGTEALRSAKSLQKKSRKCMMIAIIMLLIIAVIIVLSVLKPWAK